One window of Paenibacillus albicereus genomic DNA carries:
- a CDS encoding LPD38 domain-containing protein, whose protein sequence is MASKYDSVRPISGGQAAGGSPSGTSKYASVQAVYASQAPIRTAEERAIGQHALAMTNPWTILQNLKEMAKPKASASTPEPFEFDPLKRGAQIKAAGGTGSKTLPGMIEVPEVHYTTNSSKAQQFVEKLKDLPVYRAGEVFQEGNYNASVLEAEPRLSATTGNPAFDRFLRAAGGGISELTRGLMAGGPAMGGGVIAGQVQRAATGRVPGAAARILGGAAEGAATNTATGMAMGQTDGDEIAKLAGTGAVLGAGLSGLFEGAMQIPKAVRYAQEAPLRKEIEAFVERTNAPRAEGEVIAPPTARIERNVSGSAVSDPGVELANNLNRHDRLQQQYAKAVEDQYQYLKESMASRGGVRQGGLVQNAEGEVTGRFGRQSDNPRWYRDFFAENGRKPTDKDLRQLATKHVNEGFADDMGDVPPWRPADIEDIDGELANIRQAAPAIADPAERAAVQEVADSLQASRDQIKRQLPEGSQARVAGAGSAGMAPGAGAADGGKTISRVQVVESIRKNLGATIDTGRMGVSRQQVLGLYKTQSEVIRTGYAEDLDTIAHEVGHHLEKRFSLKQNRQLEQELLDMMDQVGVHDYQQYPRSEWFDEGIAEFFRVYLADPQQAKQLAPKFGAYLNSVLPGKMQRGLVRVQKDMQTWLQQGDYEQAKGLIEMAGGKKERRWTWSKFYTQAFDDLNPLRLAELALTGKIEQGGKSLYKLARLSRGVPERAKMAVTRGIFDSQGNKLSEGMAKIVRPLEEIGMSEHDFATYLAVRHAIDLRRLGKETPFTPAQMSEVMTRWESNTIVKKAHQQIMQYNDALLSILQDAGFISKQGVQEMKRLYPNYVPFMRHFDDDDVVGFKNGGYGASKAFANITTPIRKMSEEGSQRSIINPFESMIKNTFLVMNSAAKNKVGQRLAALADVEGAGVWVERVPGQKSGKEHIIDVYQDGKKLAYKVRNPDLYNAMLSLDDEKLTGLIRFVAGTAANLLRSGATLTPEFIIRNAFRDVVGAIVNSSKYGFNPIDFFKGLGHVIGRTDVYEKFVNSGGAMGTMMSLDRDASREAMQAVFRQSWRDKTMITVTSPAELAKLLSGYKALKGTVGLLRAGAEISELSTKVGAFNKALKKTGDIEEAAYTAKDLMDFNRAGSAMRNANQIIAFLNASLQGTDKMRRAFLDNPLSFTIRAITALAIPAGIIHRWNRTQLSPEEREKFENIPQFQKDNFFVIGIPGTGEFVRIPKPFEAGMLFATSTERFLDWLAKNDPDAYDGYVWTAVGSIAPPVMITALTPLLEAVSNYSFFRKTPVVPMGEQRFEKKDQYGVYTSELAKEIGSFMAQVGLGETNLASPRIIDNTISGYGAGLANYGVDMVDAGINAARGGREVPLPKLKPTEQPLARSFFVKTSGGGQVREDFYKDWDKLSKKKASADFNETEMQAEDAKDYARMKPYQKQIAKLQKQYKEILTAKDVQAEHKRRRLDELDAKMNAAAKKALGK, encoded by the coding sequence ATGGCCAGCAAGTACGACAGCGTCCGTCCAATTAGCGGCGGACAGGCGGCGGGCGGTTCGCCCTCAGGGACATCGAAGTATGCGAGCGTTCAGGCGGTCTATGCCAGCCAGGCGCCGATCCGGACGGCGGAGGAGCGTGCGATCGGGCAGCATGCGCTCGCCATGACGAACCCGTGGACGATTCTGCAGAACCTGAAGGAGATGGCCAAACCGAAGGCTTCGGCATCCACGCCGGAGCCTTTTGAATTCGATCCGCTCAAGCGCGGCGCGCAGATCAAGGCGGCAGGCGGAACCGGGAGCAAGACGCTTCCGGGCATGATTGAGGTGCCGGAGGTCCATTACACGACGAACTCGAGCAAGGCGCAGCAGTTCGTCGAGAAGCTGAAGGACCTGCCCGTCTACCGCGCGGGCGAGGTGTTCCAGGAGGGCAACTACAACGCCTCGGTTCTGGAGGCGGAGCCGCGGCTGAGCGCGACGACGGGCAATCCGGCTTTCGACCGATTCCTGCGGGCGGCTGGCGGCGGGATCTCCGAGCTGACGCGCGGCTTGATGGCGGGCGGCCCGGCGATGGGCGGCGGTGTCATCGCCGGGCAGGTCCAGCGCGCGGCGACCGGGCGAGTGCCTGGGGCTGCGGCGCGGATACTCGGCGGCGCGGCGGAGGGGGCGGCGACGAATACGGCAACCGGCATGGCGATGGGCCAGACGGACGGCGACGAGATCGCTAAGCTGGCCGGAACCGGCGCGGTGCTGGGTGCAGGGCTCAGCGGGCTGTTTGAAGGCGCAATGCAGATCCCGAAGGCGGTTCGTTACGCGCAGGAGGCCCCGCTGCGGAAAGAAATAGAGGCATTCGTGGAGCGGACGAACGCGCCGCGAGCCGAGGGGGAGGTCATCGCTCCTCCGACTGCGCGCATCGAGCGGAACGTCAGCGGCTCAGCTGTCTCCGATCCTGGCGTCGAGCTGGCCAACAACCTGAATCGGCACGATCGGCTGCAGCAGCAGTATGCAAAGGCCGTCGAGGATCAATACCAGTACCTGAAGGAGTCGATGGCTTCGCGCGGCGGCGTGCGGCAGGGCGGCCTTGTTCAGAACGCGGAAGGCGAGGTAACGGGGCGGTTCGGCCGGCAGTCGGACAATCCCCGCTGGTATCGGGATTTCTTTGCCGAGAACGGCCGCAAGCCAACCGACAAGGACCTGCGGCAACTGGCGACCAAGCACGTGAACGAGGGCTTCGCCGACGACATGGGCGACGTACCGCCGTGGCGGCCGGCCGACATCGAGGACATCGATGGGGAGTTGGCCAACATCAGGCAGGCGGCTCCGGCCATTGCGGACCCGGCGGAGCGCGCGGCGGTGCAGGAGGTGGCAGACTCCTTGCAGGCGAGCCGGGATCAGATCAAGCGGCAGCTGCCAGAGGGATCGCAGGCGCGCGTCGCTGGAGCGGGCAGCGCTGGGATGGCGCCGGGAGCGGGCGCGGCGGATGGCGGGAAGACGATCTCCCGTGTGCAGGTCGTCGAGAGCATCCGAAAGAATCTCGGAGCGACGATTGATACCGGCCGCATGGGCGTCTCCCGCCAGCAGGTGCTCGGCCTCTACAAGACGCAGTCGGAAGTCATCCGCACGGGCTACGCCGAGGATCTCGACACGATCGCGCACGAGGTCGGCCATCACCTCGAGAAACGGTTCAGCTTGAAGCAGAATCGTCAGCTCGAACAGGAGTTGCTCGACATGATGGATCAGGTCGGCGTCCACGATTACCAACAGTACCCGCGCAGCGAGTGGTTCGACGAGGGCATCGCGGAGTTCTTCCGCGTCTACCTGGCCGATCCGCAGCAGGCGAAGCAGCTCGCTCCCAAGTTCGGGGCGTACCTCAATTCGGTGCTACCGGGCAAGATGCAGCGGGGGCTGGTCCGCGTCCAGAAGGATATGCAGACCTGGCTGCAGCAGGGGGACTACGAGCAGGCGAAGGGCCTGATTGAGATGGCCGGCGGGAAGAAGGAGCGTCGCTGGACCTGGAGCAAGTTTTACACGCAGGCTTTTGACGACCTGAACCCGCTGAGGCTCGCCGAGCTCGCGCTGACGGGAAAGATCGAACAGGGCGGCAAGTCTCTCTACAAGCTCGCCCGACTCAGCCGCGGCGTGCCGGAGCGGGCGAAGATGGCCGTCACGCGCGGGATCTTCGATAGCCAGGGCAACAAGCTCAGCGAGGGCATGGCCAAAATCGTCCGGCCGCTTGAAGAGATTGGCATGAGCGAACACGACTTCGCGACCTACCTGGCCGTGCGGCATGCGATCGACTTGCGACGTCTGGGCAAGGAGACACCCTTCACGCCAGCGCAGATGTCGGAAGTCATGACCCGCTGGGAAAGCAACACGATCGTGAAGAAGGCGCATCAGCAGATCATGCAGTACAACGATGCTTTGCTGAGCATCCTGCAGGATGCCGGCTTCATCTCCAAACAAGGCGTTCAGGAGATGAAGCGACTCTACCCGAACTACGTGCCGTTCATGCGCCACTTTGATGATGACGACGTGGTCGGCTTCAAGAACGGCGGTTACGGCGCGTCGAAAGCGTTCGCCAACATCACGACCCCGATTCGGAAAATGAGCGAAGAGGGCAGCCAGCGGAGCATCATCAACCCGTTCGAGTCGATGATCAAGAACACGTTCCTCGTCATGAATTCGGCCGCGAAGAACAAGGTCGGTCAGCGGCTCGCCGCGCTTGCCGACGTGGAAGGCGCGGGCGTTTGGGTGGAGCGTGTGCCTGGGCAGAAGTCCGGGAAGGAGCACATCATCGACGTCTACCAGGACGGCAAGAAGCTGGCGTACAAGGTGCGGAACCCGGACCTCTACAACGCCATGCTGTCATTGGATGACGAAAAGCTGACGGGTCTCATTAGGTTCGTTGCTGGTACCGCTGCAAATTTGCTAAGATCCGGAGCGACGTTGACTCCAGAATTCATTATCCGCAACGCTTTTCGGGACGTAGTTGGAGCAATCGTGAACAGCAGCAAGTACGGTTTCAACCCGATCGATTTTTTCAAGGGGCTCGGGCACGTCATCGGCCGTACGGATGTCTACGAGAAATTCGTGAACAGCGGCGGCGCGATGGGCACGATGATGTCGCTTGATCGAGATGCAAGCCGGGAAGCGATGCAAGCCGTGTTCCGTCAGAGCTGGCGAGACAAAACTATGATCACCGTCACCTCGCCGGCGGAGCTGGCCAAACTGCTGAGCGGATACAAAGCTCTGAAAGGTACGGTTGGCCTGCTACGAGCCGGCGCAGAAATCTCTGAATTATCGACCAAGGTCGGCGCCTTTAACAAGGCGCTGAAGAAGACGGGTGACATCGAGGAGGCGGCCTACACCGCGAAGGATTTGATGGACTTCAACCGGGCCGGCAGCGCAATGAGAAATGCGAATCAGATAATCGCATTCTTAAACGCCTCGCTTCAGGGGACAGATAAAATGAGGCGAGCATTTCTTGATAATCCTCTTTCTTTTACCATCCGAGCTATAACCGCGCTTGCTATTCCGGCAGGAATAATTCATCGCTGGAATCGAACTCAACTCAGTCCGGAGGAGCGGGAAAAATTTGAGAACATTCCACAATTTCAAAAGGATAACTTCTTCGTCATCGGCATACCAGGCACGGGTGAGTTCGTTCGAATCCCGAAGCCGTTCGAGGCTGGAATGCTTTTTGCGACGAGCACGGAGCGGTTCCTCGATTGGTTGGCGAAAAATGACCCGGATGCCTATGACGGATATGTTTGGACTGCTGTAGGGTCTATTGCACCGCCTGTTATGATTACAGCACTGACACCTTTGCTCGAAGCCGTTTCCAACTACTCTTTCTTCCGAAAAACGCCGGTCGTTCCAATGGGCGAGCAGCGCTTCGAGAAGAAGGACCAGTACGGCGTCTACACAAGCGAGCTGGCCAAGGAAATCGGCTCCTTCATGGCGCAGGTCGGCCTCGGCGAGACGAACCTGGCGAGCCCGCGCATCATCGACAACACCATCAGCGGCTACGGCGCCGGCCTGGCCAACTACGGCGTGGACATGGTTGACGCAGGCATCAACGCGGCGCGGGGCGGCCGGGAAGTTCCATTGCCGAAGCTGAAGCCAACCGAACAGCCGCTCGCCCGCTCCTTCTTCGTGAAGACCAGCGGCGGCGGCCAGGTTCGGGAGGACTTCTACAAGGACTGGGACAAGCTCTCGAAGAAAAAGGCATCAGCCGATTTCAACGAGACGGAGATGCAGGCGGAGGACGCGAAGGACTACGCCCGCATGAAGCCCTACCAGAAGCAGATCGCCAAGCTGCAGAAGCAGTACAAAGAGATCCTGACCGCGAAGGATGTGCAAGCTGAGCACAAACGGAGACGGCTGGACGAGCTCGATGCTAAAATGAACGCAGCAGCCAAAAAAGCGCTGGGGAAGTAG